Proteins encoded in a region of the Thermodesulfobacteriota bacterium genome:
- the recQ gene encoding DNA helicase RecQ, which translates to MNEGNVPEELRILDTLKTVFGFQSFRPNQESIIKSIIRRQDVFAVMPTGGGKSLCYQLPAKITRGTVVVISPLISLMKDQVDAALGNGISAAFINSSLGARQISDIYRILKDGRIELLYIAPERFAIPTFLETLTTVPVSLFAIDEAHCISEWGHDFRPDYLNLGIIREAFPEVPIAAFTATATLKVQEDIVGRLGLISPYIVRASFNRPNLFYQVMRKNRVEPQMLQFLKEHANESGIIYRATRDSVMETVDFLKSRGIAALPYHAGLSAEERSRNQESFSRDEASVIVATIAFGMGIDKSNVRFVVHADLPKNVESYYQETGRAGRDGEPAQCLLFFSRGDIPKIRYFIDQISNDDERRIALEKLNQMVGYASHNLCRRKQLLGFFGEDYPSDVCGACDICSGSVESIDVTVDAQIFMSAVARTQERFGIGHIIDIITGADTRRIRELRHNQIKTYGAGTHKGKNYWRYLADELLAQDAVCQEGGKYPVLKLTAKGLAILHGKGQVAALKREESGAKARPMAGSASEAHDNALFEILRGVRKSIAEDEHVPPFIVFSDKTLREMAGSSPVTPSDMSRISGVGTAKLERYGEAFVRAIRRYLDDNPGISTRAGQYSALDDKPGPKKKKGETVGETYGLFRKGLSLEEIAKSRGLAPSTIAAHLERLIHDGRDIDIGRLIDPEKREKIEALFLTLQQWNLNPIVEHSDGTVTYEEARLVRAWLLSKAPA; encoded by the coding sequence ATGAATGAGGGGAATGTTCCGGAAGAGCTGCGTATCCTCGACACCTTGAAGACCGTCTTCGGCTTTCAGTCCTTTCGTCCGAACCAGGAATCAATAATCAAGAGCATCATAAGGCGGCAGGACGTCTTCGCGGTAATGCCCACCGGCGGCGGGAAGTCGCTTTGCTATCAGTTGCCGGCAAAGATTACGCGGGGCACGGTCGTGGTGATCAGTCCTCTGATTTCGCTGATGAAAGACCAGGTCGACGCTGCGCTCGGAAACGGCATATCCGCTGCATTTATCAATAGTTCGCTGGGCGCCCGGCAGATATCGGACATCTATCGGATTCTGAAAGACGGCCGGATAGAGTTACTCTACATTGCGCCGGAACGTTTTGCCATACCCACTTTTCTTGAGACACTCACGACCGTTCCCGTCTCGCTCTTTGCCATAGACGAAGCGCATTGCATTTCCGAATGGGGGCATGATTTCCGTCCGGATTACCTAAATCTGGGTATTATCCGGGAGGCATTTCCTGAAGTTCCGATTGCGGCTTTCACCGCGACGGCTACTCTGAAGGTTCAGGAAGATATTGTCGGGAGGCTTGGCTTGATATCTCCGTATATTGTTCGCGCCTCGTTCAACCGGCCAAACCTCTTCTATCAGGTAATGAGAAAAAACCGGGTGGAGCCACAGATGCTGCAATTTCTGAAGGAGCATGCCAATGAGTCCGGTATTATCTATCGCGCCACGCGAGATTCCGTTATGGAAACGGTGGACTTCCTGAAATCCCGCGGGATCGCTGCCTTGCCCTATCATGCCGGATTGTCGGCTGAGGAACGAAGCAGGAACCAGGAATCGTTCAGCAGGGACGAGGCCTCGGTGATAGTGGCTACCATTGCCTTCGGTATGGGCATAGACAAATCGAATGTACGGTTCGTTGTTCATGCCGATCTGCCCAAGAATGTGGAAAGTTATTACCAGGAAACGGGGCGTGCCGGTCGTGATGGAGAACCCGCCCAGTGTCTCCTCTTCTTCAGCAGAGGTGACATCCCTAAGATCCGCTACTTCATTGATCAAATATCAAACGATGATGAACGCAGGATCGCGCTGGAGAAACTGAACCAAATGGTGGGTTATGCCTCCCATAACCTATGTCGGCGAAAACAGCTTCTCGGTTTTTTCGGCGAGGACTATCCCTCCGATGTTTGCGGTGCCTGTGATATCTGTTCCGGCAGTGTCGAATCAATCGACGTTACCGTAGATGCGCAGATATTCATGTCCGCCGTGGCAAGAACCCAGGAACGGTTTGGGATCGGGCACATCATTGATATAATAACCGGGGCTGATACCAGGCGTATCCGTGAGCTTCGGCACAACCAAATCAAAACCTATGGCGCGGGAACACACAAGGGCAAGAATTACTGGCGATATCTTGCGGATGAACTCCTGGCGCAGGATGCCGTCTGCCAGGAGGGTGGCAAGTATCCGGTGTTAAAGCTGACAGCAAAAGGTCTGGCCATACTTCACGGTAAAGGACAGGTTGCGGCGCTGAAGAGGGAGGAAAGCGGAGCGAAAGCCCGGCCGATGGCAGGCAGCGCATCCGAGGCGCATGATAATGCGCTTTTTGAAATACTTCGCGGTGTGCGCAAAAGCATTGCCGAAGACGAGCACGTCCCGCCCTTTATCGTATTCTCCGACAAGACCCTCCGTGAGATGGCCGGGAGCTCCCCGGTGACCCCGTCCGATATGAGCAGAATCAGCGGGGTGGGCACTGCCAAGCTCGAACGATACGGAGAGGCCTTCGTGCGTGCCATAAGAAGATACCTGGATGATAATCCCGGCATTTCCACGCGGGCCGGACAATATAGCGCCCTTGATGACAAGCCCGGCCCGAAAAAGAAAAAGGGCGAAACAGTGGGGGAGACGTATGGACTCTTCAGGAAAGGATTATCACTGGAGGAAATCGCAAAGTCGCGTGGACTTGCGCCGTCCACTATTGCCGCGCACCTGGAACGGCTTATCCACGACGGCCGCGATATCGATATAGGCCGGCTTATTGATCCCGAAAAGCGGGAGAAAATCGAAGCCCTGTTCCTGACGCTCCAGCAGTGGAATCTCAACCCCATAGTAGAGCATTCGGACGGAACGGTAACCTATGAGGAGGCCAGACTGGTAAGGGCCTGGCTATTGTCCAAGGCTCCGGCATAG
- a CDS encoding transposase translates to MKQNHSYSPELKAEVIKMVIEQGMTHDEVSRRLTIPKGTIAGWVVSYKKGKGTSMPGTPSVADLTAENARLRKELAEARLEREILKKAAAYFAKESMPGTRS, encoded by the coding sequence ATGAAACAGAACCACAGTTACAGCCCAGAACTTAAGGCAGAAGTTATTAAAATGGTAATTGAACAGGGGATGACCCATGATGAGGTATCCCGCAGGCTCACAATACCAAAGGGTACCATTGCAGGATGGGTTGTGAGCTACAAGAAGGGAAAAGGCACGTCGATGCCGGGGACACCTTCAGTAGCGGACCTTACCGCTGAGAATGCCAGGTTGAGAAAGGAACTGGCAGAAGCCCGGCTAGAGCGGGAAATCCTAAAAAAAGCCGCAGCGTACTTTGCCAAGGAATCGATGCCAGGTACGCGTTCATGA
- a CDS encoding cation-transporting P-type ATPase: MKINNLTREEVLRNLVTSESGLTEEESQKRLLEFGPNEIREVRKTSLSIRFLRQFTHFLAILLWIGAGLAFLSEYLHPGEGMLTLGLAIVGVIFINAVFTFIQEYKAEKAIEKLRLLLPFQVKVIREGGERELPAREVVPGDLIILSEGDKVPADARLIDVTYLMVNNAPLTGESEPVSLHHEPGEEELIVSRNIAFAGTTVVSGSGKAIVFATGMRTEFGRIAHLTSAVEAGLSPLQKEIIKVTRIIAFIATITGVVFFVIGHLVGRGFWENFIFAVGIIVANVPEGLLPTVTLSLAMGSQRMARKMALIKTLTSVETLGSVTVICTDKTGTLTQNRMEAKKIWTVDEQQSTVNSLMRIAYFCNNTRLIDGQYKGDPTEIALLRAARETVGDLKAERVFEIPFDSERKRMTAVNKIPPDPPLPKGGEGGFFAFTKGALESVLPLCSHILINKGVIPLNETDKKRIMDAYHSLTDMGLRVLAFAYKEMAEISNFKSQISNLNAASLETNMVFVGLIGLEDPPRPEVPEALERCHAAGIKVIMITGDGSRTALAIAREIGLVKGNPVVIEGHEFERMGDRELREKLTEKEIVFARMTPKHKMRVVSILKEEGERVAVTGDGVNDAPALKKADIGIAMGISGTDVAKEAADMILLDDNFATIVNAVEEGRAVYENIRKFISYIFSSNIPEMVPYLAYVLFRIPLPLTIMQILAVDLGTDMLPALALGAEKPSREVMRQPPRSPEERLLNLKLLSRAYLFLGPIEAAAGLFGFFYVLNTGGWKWGEMLAANHPLYMQATTACLTAIIITQVANIFACRSFRESVFRIGFFSNKLIFVGIASELMLQLFIVYHPWGNKIFSTYPIAVKVWFILIPFAFILFAAEEIRKWVSRKKSR, from the coding sequence ATGAAGATTAATAACCTCACCAGAGAAGAAGTTTTACGCAATCTGGTCACATCAGAAAGCGGCCTCACCGAAGAAGAGTCCCAAAAGCGGCTTCTGGAATTCGGCCCCAATGAGATCAGAGAGGTGAGGAAGACCTCCTTATCCATCCGTTTTCTGAGACAGTTTACCCATTTCCTGGCCATACTCCTCTGGATAGGGGCCGGGCTGGCCTTTTTATCAGAATATCTGCACCCCGGAGAGGGGATGCTGACCCTCGGCCTGGCCATAGTGGGTGTAATATTCATCAACGCCGTCTTTACATTTATACAGGAATACAAGGCGGAAAAGGCCATTGAGAAATTAAGACTTCTCCTTCCTTTTCAGGTGAAAGTAATAAGGGAAGGGGGAGAAAGGGAGCTGCCGGCCAGAGAGGTAGTACCAGGCGATTTAATCATCCTTTCCGAAGGCGACAAGGTCCCGGCAGATGCCAGGCTTATAGATGTCACCTACCTTATGGTAAACAATGCCCCTCTCACCGGCGAATCCGAACCCGTGTCGTTGCATCATGAACCCGGCGAGGAGGAACTGATAGTAAGCAGAAATATCGCCTTTGCCGGAACGACTGTAGTCAGCGGTTCTGGAAAGGCTATAGTCTTTGCCACCGGTATGCGGACCGAGTTCGGCCGTATAGCCCACCTGACCAGCGCCGTGGAAGCCGGTCTAAGCCCCCTCCAGAAAGAGATTATTAAAGTGACCAGGATCATCGCCTTTATAGCCACCATAACAGGCGTTGTCTTTTTCGTTATCGGGCACCTCGTTGGAAGGGGGTTCTGGGAGAACTTTATCTTTGCCGTGGGTATAATCGTGGCCAATGTGCCGGAAGGGTTGCTCCCCACGGTCACCCTCTCCCTGGCCATGGGGAGCCAGAGGATGGCCAGGAAAATGGCCCTGATAAAGACCCTCACTTCGGTTGAAACCCTGGGATCGGTGACCGTTATATGCACAGACAAGACCGGCACCCTTACCCAAAACCGGATGGAGGCAAAAAAAATATGGACGGTCGATGAGCAGCAGTCCACAGTCAACAGCCTGATGAGAATAGCCTATTTTTGTAACAATACCCGGCTTATTGATGGGCAATACAAAGGAGATCCCACAGAAATCGCGCTGTTAAGGGCGGCAAGGGAAACCGTTGGGGATTTAAAGGCAGAGCGAGTGTTTGAAATACCCTTTGATTCCGAAAGAAAGCGGATGACCGCTGTGAATAAAATCCCCCCCGACCCCCCTTTGCCAAAGGGGGGGGAGGGGGGATTTTTCGCCTTTACCAAAGGGGCTTTAGAAAGCGTTTTACCATTATGCAGCCACATACTGATAAACAAAGGGGTAATCCCGTTAAATGAGACTGACAAAAAAAGAATTATGGATGCCTATCATTCATTGACGGATATGGGGTTAAGGGTGCTTGCTTTTGCCTACAAAGAGATGGCAGAAATCTCAAATTTCAAATCTCAAATTTCAAATCTCAACGCCGCGTCACTCGAAACCAATATGGTCTTTGTAGGACTGATCGGTCTGGAAGACCCGCCCAGGCCGGAAGTCCCTGAAGCCCTGGAGAGATGCCATGCGGCGGGCATAAAGGTGATAATGATTACCGGCGACGGAAGCCGGACGGCCCTGGCCATTGCCAGAGAGATAGGGCTGGTAAAGGGTAATCCGGTGGTGATAGAGGGGCATGAATTCGAGAGGATGGGTGATAGGGAACTCAGAGAAAAACTCACCGAGAAAGAGATAGTATTTGCCAGGATGACACCCAAGCACAAGATGAGGGTAGTATCCATTCTTAAGGAAGAGGGGGAGAGGGTGGCCGTGACCGGTGATGGAGTAAACGACGCCCCGGCTTTGAAGAAGGCGGATATTGGTATCGCCATGGGCATCTCTGGAACCGACGTGGCCAAGGAAGCCGCGGATATGATACTACTCGATGACAACTTTGCCACCATCGTGAACGCCGTAGAGGAAGGCCGGGCCGTGTATGAGAACATAAGAAAATTTATAAGTTACATATTCTCATCAAACATCCCTGAGATGGTGCCTTATCTTGCCTATGTGCTTTTCAGAATCCCTCTACCCCTGACTATCATGCAGATACTGGCGGTTGACCTGGGGACGGACATGCTCCCGGCCCTCGCCCTGGGGGCGGAAAAACCCAGCCGGGAGGTCATGAGACAGCCGCCGAGAAGCCCTGAGGAGAGGCTCCTGAATTTAAAACTCCTGAGCCGTGCCTATTTATTCCTCGGCCCTATAGAGGCCGCAGCAGGGCTATTTGGATTCTTTTATGTGTTGAATACCGGCGGCTGGAAGTGGGGAGAAATGCTGGCCGCAAACCATCCGCTTTACATGCAGGCCACCACCGCCTGCCTTACGGCGATAATAATCACTCAGGTGGCCAATATCTTCGCTTGCCGCTCCTTCCGGGAATCTGTATTCCGCATCGGCTTTTTCTCTAACAAATTGATATTTGTCGGCATAGCATCTGAGCTTATGTTGCAGTTATTTATCGTCTATCATCCCTGGGGTAATAAGATATTCTCCACTTATCCCATCGCCGTAAAGGTGTGGTTTATCCTGATTCCTTTTGCCTTTATCCTGTTTGCGGCAGAAGAGATAAGAAAATGGGTATCAAGAAAAAAATCGCGGTAA
- a CDS encoding APC family permease translates to MVSSDSQTEGNVITKIIHAIIGAPKQVKDPNIFHKMSLIPVLAWIGLGADGLSSSAYGPEEAYRALGTHTYLAILLGLTTALTVFIISYAYSRIIEHFPHGGGGYIVATHMLGEKAGVISGSALLVDYVLTITISIAACVDALFSYLPLNFHHYKVTVACFLCLMLIVLNIRGVKESVAIMTPIFVTFVATHLLLLLDGLFTHTDRFIPLVNDFQTGIQQDISSIGIAGILMLFLRAYSLGGGTYTGIEAVSNGLQIMREPRVQTGKRTMLYMASSLAFTAGVLFLCYALLDVKPVEGKTLNAVIADNLFAGWGMGKAIAFTTIFSEGALLLVAAQTGFVDGPRVMANMAVDSWFPHRFAALSERLTMRNGIVLMGASAIALLIYTHGSVSALVIMYSINVFVTFSFSQLGMSRFYIRRRREDPKWMQHLSVHLVGLVLCATILVITTVEKFLEGGWMTLLITSLVVGVCYLIHSHYQTVWQGIAELDKTLLNFPTSGPVNNNPPDKNDPTAVQLVSGFSGFGVHTLLSILTTFPNTYKNIIFVSVAVIDSGSFKGAEEVKALEQSLKDELEKYVELARKLGFAADYRMAVGTDVVENAMHLCRDIAAEYPRSTVFTGQLTFRLEKFYHKILHNETAFAIQRRLQWHGLTTVILPIRMRI, encoded by the coding sequence ATGGTTTCCAGTGACAGCCAAACGGAAGGAAATGTCATCACAAAAATCATTCATGCGATCATAGGGGCGCCCAAGCAGGTGAAAGACCCCAATATTTTTCATAAAATGTCGCTGATCCCGGTGCTGGCATGGATAGGCCTCGGAGCCGACGGACTTTCATCTTCTGCCTACGGTCCCGAAGAAGCCTACCGGGCGCTCGGAACCCATACGTATCTGGCCATCCTTCTGGGCCTGACCACGGCCCTTACGGTTTTTATTATCTCATACGCCTACTCCCGGATCATCGAGCATTTCCCACATGGCGGAGGCGGCTATATCGTTGCCACCCACATGCTGGGCGAAAAGGCCGGGGTCATCTCCGGCAGCGCCCTTCTGGTGGACTATGTGCTGACCATCACCATATCCATTGCCGCTTGCGTAGATGCGCTTTTCAGTTACCTTCCCCTGAACTTCCACCACTACAAAGTCACAGTTGCCTGTTTCTTATGTTTGATGCTGATTGTTTTGAATATCCGGGGGGTCAAGGAATCTGTCGCGATCATGACGCCCATTTTTGTGACCTTTGTTGCCACCCATCTTTTGTTGCTGCTCGATGGCCTCTTTACCCATACCGACCGCTTTATTCCCCTGGTGAATGACTTTCAGACCGGCATTCAGCAGGACATCTCCTCCATAGGCATCGCAGGTATTCTTATGCTGTTCCTGCGGGCCTATTCATTGGGAGGCGGGACTTATACCGGCATCGAGGCAGTTTCCAACGGTTTGCAGATCATGCGAGAGCCGCGGGTGCAGACCGGCAAGCGGACAATGCTCTATATGGCAAGCTCCCTTGCCTTTACCGCAGGCGTACTGTTTCTGTGCTATGCGCTTCTTGACGTAAAACCGGTGGAAGGCAAGACCCTTAATGCCGTGATTGCAGACAACCTGTTTGCCGGTTGGGGGATGGGAAAGGCAATCGCCTTTACCACGATCTTTTCCGAGGGCGCATTGCTTCTGGTTGCAGCGCAAACCGGGTTTGTGGATGGGCCCCGGGTGATGGCGAACATGGCGGTTGATTCCTGGTTCCCCCACCGGTTTGCGGCGCTGTCCGAACGGCTGACCATGCGTAACGGCATCGTCCTTATGGGAGCTTCGGCCATTGCTCTGTTGATCTATACCCATGGCTCGGTATCGGCGCTGGTGATCATGTACTCCATCAACGTTTTTGTTACGTTTTCCTTTTCTCAGTTGGGAATGTCCCGTTTCTACATCCGGCGCCGCAGGGAAGACCCCAAATGGATGCAGCACTTGAGCGTTCATCTTGTCGGGCTTGTCCTTTGCGCCACCATTCTTGTGATAACCACTGTGGAGAAATTTCTCGAAGGCGGCTGGATGACGCTTCTGATCACATCTCTGGTCGTTGGCGTCTGTTATCTCATCCACAGCCACTATCAAACGGTATGGCAAGGAATTGCAGAGCTTGACAAGACGCTGCTGAACTTTCCCACATCCGGGCCGGTCAACAACAATCCGCCTGATAAGAACGATCCAACAGCCGTTCAACTTGTCTCCGGATTCAGTGGGTTCGGCGTTCATACCCTGCTTTCTATTCTTACGACCTTTCCCAATACCTACAAGAACATTATCTTCGTTTCTGTGGCAGTTATTGACTCCGGTTCATTCAAGGGCGCAGAAGAAGTTAAAGCCCTGGAACAATCGTTAAAGGATGAGCTTGAGAAATACGTTGAACTGGCAAGGAAGCTCGGCTTCGCCGCCGACTACCGCATGGCAGTGGGAACAGATGTGGTAGAAAACGCCATGCACCTTTGCAGGGATATCGCCGCCGAGTATCCACGATCGACGGTGTTTACCGGCCAACTCACCTTTCGGCTTGAAAAATTCTATCACAAGATATTACACAACGAGACAGCCTTTGCTATTCAGCGTCGCTTGCAATGGCACGGGCTGACAACGGTTATCCTGCCGATACGAATGAGAATTTAA
- a CDS encoding universal stress protein, with protein sequence MTYKKILSAVNEHLNSEIAARYAMNLARACAARFYLCFVAEKGMSGAGLDRAEDAMKRLFNAALAMDLPVESIIGTGDPVKEIDKIVRQEKIDIVFASTRREDIEKRFYAGTVARGLSLKLPCSVALVRVVHMGKIHPHKILVPLKAMIDRIAERAYFTSKIAQSFGSKVFVFHATRPMTRFFHGEIHLTPAQWEKRLPGDITDFIGHIRKHKIEIEGRFLPGATARSITIEAAAKRHDLIIMGASQRNLLSAVLKGNPVEDVLRMTPCDLIILSPRHED encoded by the coding sequence ATGACGTACAAAAAAATTTTATCCGCAGTTAATGAACACCTGAATTCAGAGATCGCGGCAAGGTATGCCATGAACCTGGCGCGGGCCTGCGCGGCAAGGTTCTACCTGTGTTTTGTGGCGGAAAAGGGGATGTCCGGAGCCGGCCTGGATCGGGCCGAGGATGCCATGAAGAGACTATTTAATGCGGCCCTGGCTATGGACCTTCCGGTGGAGAGCATTATAGGGACCGGAGACCCGGTGAAAGAGATTGACAAAATTGTCAGGCAAGAAAAGATCGACATAGTTTTTGCCTCCACGCGGAGGGAAGATATTGAGAAAAGATTCTACGCCGGCACCGTTGCCAGAGGCCTTTCTCTAAAACTTCCCTGCTCCGTAGCCCTGGTGCGGGTGGTGCACATGGGAAAGATACACCCGCACAAAATACTCGTACCCTTGAAAGCCATGATTGACCGTATAGCAGAAAGGGCGTACTTCACCTCAAAGATAGCCCAGAGTTTTGGTTCAAAGGTGTTCGTCTTTCATGCCACAAGGCCCATGACCAGGTTTTTCCATGGCGAGATACATCTGACTCCGGCCCAATGGGAAAAGAGATTGCCGGGAGACATCACGGATTTCATAGGGCATATCCGGAAACATAAGATTGAGATTGAAGGCCGGTTTTTGCCCGGCGCCACAGCCCGGAGTATAACCATAGAGGCGGCGGCCAAAAGGCACGACCTGATAATAATGGGAGCCAGCCAAAGGAACCTGTTAAGTGCGGTTCTGAAAGGCAATCCCGTGGAAGATGTCCTGAGAATGACACCCTGCGACCTCATAATCCTGAGCCCCCGGCATGAAGATTAA
- a CDS encoding IS3 family transposase, with the protein MKKYRFRYPIGFMARILEVSRSGYYAWLKAVPSQRAIRHRGLKPLIEEVHIQSRKTYGSRRITAELQEQGHEVGRDQVSRLRKEMGLFCVQKKKFK; encoded by the coding sequence ATGAAAAAGTATCGGTTCCGCTATCCTATTGGTTTCATGGCCCGAATCCTGGAAGTTTCGCGCAGTGGTTATTATGCGTGGCTGAAAGCTGTACCGTCTCAGCGTGCCATCAGGCATAGAGGTTTGAAGCCCCTGATCGAGGAGGTTCATATTCAGAGCCGAAAGACCTATGGCAGTCGCCGTATTACCGCAGAACTCCAAGAGCAGGGACATGAGGTAGGAAGAGACCAAGTTTCACGCCTCCGTAAGGAAATGGGTCTGTTTTGCGTACAGAAGAAAAAATTCAAG